One window of the Natrinema sp. CBA1119 genome contains the following:
- a CDS encoding TVP38/TMEM64 family protein — MSLSSARTRALAGAVVATAMIAAGLLVSPSTTLGAVDSLTADPLLFGLVVAGLYLVRPLLAWPTTPLAAVVGYGFGAAVGLPIALLGVVVTVLPVFVAARWLSADDAAASETTPHTRGTPSESEGERDSSRLLERAGDAVARYYETAGPLRGVTASRLAPIPSDIATCAAAVSGVSLRRFVVGTVIGELPWTAAAVVVGASAATVTSSGVGELGVAFSLVCAAAALVLLAGPAYGTVRRERRPEPDETENAGRSADS, encoded by the coding sequence ATGTCGCTGTCGTCGGCTCGGACGCGCGCGCTCGCAGGTGCGGTCGTCGCCACCGCGATGATCGCTGCGGGCCTCCTCGTCTCGCCGTCGACGACGCTCGGCGCCGTCGACTCGCTCACCGCGGACCCGCTCCTCTTCGGGCTCGTCGTCGCCGGCCTCTACCTCGTGCGGCCGCTGCTCGCGTGGCCGACGACGCCGCTCGCAGCCGTCGTCGGCTACGGCTTCGGTGCGGCCGTCGGACTCCCGATCGCACTCCTCGGCGTCGTCGTGACCGTGCTCCCCGTCTTCGTCGCCGCCCGCTGGCTCAGCGCCGACGACGCGGCTGCGTCGGAGACGACTCCTCACACTCGAGGTACCCCTTCTGAGAGCGAGGGCGAGCGCGATAGCAGCCGGCTCCTCGAGCGGGCCGGCGACGCCGTCGCGCGCTACTACGAGACGGCGGGACCGCTTCGGGGCGTCACCGCCTCGCGGCTCGCGCCGATTCCGTCGGATATCGCGACCTGTGCCGCCGCGGTCAGCGGCGTGTCGCTCCGCCGGTTCGTCGTCGGAACGGTGATCGGTGAACTCCCGTGGACGGCCGCGGCGGTCGTCGTCGGTGCCTCGGCGGCGACGGTCACCTCGAGCGGGGTCGGTGAACTCGGCGTGGCGTTCTCGCTCGTCTGTGCCGCCGCTGCCCTCGTCCTCCTCGCCGGCCCCGCATACGGTACCGTCCGAAGGGAGCGTCGACCGGAACCGGACGAGACGGAGAACGCGGGACGATCGGCGGACAGCTAA
- a CDS encoding response regulator, whose translation MSAQPTILVVDDERELADLYAMWVGENYEVVTAYDGSTALERMSDAIDIVLLDRHMPDITGDRVLEEIRAAGYDCWVLMVTAVDPGLDIVELDIDDYLTKPVTRTQLTRIIENLRVQSRYGDDDRRELESISNKMETLEDEASIEELTDTEAYRRLESDLKKMSDSLVEDLNDE comes from the coding sequence TGTCCGCGCAACCGACGATCCTCGTCGTCGACGACGAACGGGAACTCGCAGATCTCTACGCGATGTGGGTCGGCGAGAATTACGAGGTGGTGACCGCCTACGACGGCTCCACTGCCCTCGAGCGAATGAGCGACGCGATCGATATCGTCCTGCTCGACAGGCACATGCCCGACATCACCGGCGACCGGGTGCTCGAGGAGATCCGAGCGGCGGGCTACGACTGCTGGGTGCTCATGGTGACCGCGGTCGATCCAGGGCTCGATATCGTCGAACTGGACATCGACGACTACCTCACGAAGCCGGTCACGCGAACCCAGCTCACGCGGATCATCGAGAACCTTCGGGTCCAGTCGCGCTACGGGGACGACGACCGGCGGGAGCTCGAGTCCATCTCGAACAAGATGGAGACGTTGGAGGACGAAGCGTCCATCGAGGAGCTGACCGACACCGAGGCCTACCGACGGCTCGAGTCGGATCTGAAGAAGATGAGCGATTCGCTCGTCGAAGACCTCAACGACGAGTGA